A part of Bacteroidia bacterium genomic DNA contains:
- a CDS encoding alpha/beta hydrolase, which yields MILLNLLLCIICALAILLFMMQVGVLVNLYIFKNNPDSMSENTLLMEPDGVEEFIPTADGGLIRSLHKASGPAMILIPDLGLSLVTMNLLWRQLAAKGYQVITFDHRGHGESKPGSDGFSPEILSRDLKQVLEFYNLKDCILVGHSAGAFLAMKYLLDHPEESRYRVKGLVSLAGFGALSKGEKTQRRFPFSMIGSGLLRRILKTELYGWSFSAVAFGDSPAPSMLRAFMKVALRDEHQIIQSVWDQIGRQNLHDRLSDLSLPVTLISSYSDRRIDPRASQLLAQHIPSATANCLEEPFGNMMVWEAPGKLAEIIRKFERMTQGEIV from the coding sequence ATGATTCTGCTGAATTTGCTTCTTTGTATCATTTGTGCCCTTGCCATTTTATTATTTATGATGCAGGTAGGGGTTCTTGTGAATCTCTATATTTTCAAAAACAATCCGGATTCGATGTCAGAGAATACGCTTCTGATGGAACCCGACGGAGTGGAGGAATTCATTCCCACAGCCGATGGCGGATTGATACGGTCGCTGCACAAAGCGTCTGGCCCTGCGATGATCCTGATTCCGGATTTGGGATTGTCATTGGTAACGATGAATCTTCTCTGGCGCCAGTTGGCCGCCAAAGGTTACCAGGTGATCACATTTGATCATCGTGGACATGGTGAATCAAAACCGGGATCAGATGGTTTTAGCCCTGAAATCCTCTCCAGAGATCTGAAACAGGTGCTGGAATTTTACAATCTTAAAGACTGTATTTTGGTTGGGCATTCTGCGGGGGCATTTCTGGCGATGAAATATTTGCTGGATCATCCGGAAGAAAGCAGATACAGGGTAAAAGGCCTGGTTTCACTTGCGGGTTTTGGGGCGCTTTCAAAAGGAGAAAAAACGCAGCGTCGGTTCCCTTTTTCGATGATTGGTTCGGGTTTACTCCGACGCATACTGAAGACGGAGCTCTATGGCTGGAGTTTTTCGGCAGTAGCCTTTGGCGACAGTCCTGCACCGTCGATGTTGCGGGCGTTTATGAAAGTAGCTTTGAGAGATGAGCATCAAATCATTCAAAGTGTCTGGGATCAGATAGGTAGACAAAACCTCCACGACCGACTCTCTGACCTCTCGCTTCCGGTTACCCTGATTTCCAGTTATTCAGACCGGCGAATAGACCCCAGGGCTTCTCAGTTGCTGGCGCAGCATATTCCTTCTGCTACGGCCAACTGCCTCGAAGAGCCCTTTGGAAATATGATGGTATGGGAAGCTCCCGGAAAACTCGCCGAAATTATCCGGAAATTTGAGCGAATGACGCAGGGAGAAATTGTATAA
- the gltB gene encoding glutamate synthase large subunit: protein MKDSDQRSLYVPELEHDACGIGFVAHLKGKKSHNIVEDALTMLTNMEHRGATGSDPRTGDGAGILIQVPHRFLSEECQKSGFTIPDFGQYGVGMIFFPSDEIKREHCRDILKQYVENRGFHLLGFRKVPAEKQWIGKIAFDASPEIEQMFVAPKEKLSPDAFERQLFILRRFVGHAINKQVPNINDEFYFTSLSFKTIVYKGQFRTDQLRPYFPDLHDPRVVSALALVHSRFSTNTFPRWRLAQPFRYIAHNGEINTIRGNINWMRAKEGVMTSSYFKQEELEMLFPICDPSHSDSRNLDSMVELLVMSGRSLPHAMMMVIPEAWQDNKLMDAERKAFYEFHSTLSEPWDGPASICFTDGNIVGATLDRNGLRPSRYTITRDDRLIMASETGALPVEPYNVRQKGRLQPGKIFVADLSQGRIISDEELKQSISSQQPYGDWLKKYKLNLESFPQRKPVYPSLSGEALLRTQKLFGVTSEDLKVVIGKFAETAQEPLGSMGTDTPLAILSSQSQHISHYFKQLFAQVSNPPIDPIRERLVMSLRTWIGGSKNILIESEEACKHITIKHPVLTNQELEKIRQIAHEDYRAVTIDAVFTPGQSLKEALTVLCKKAEKAASEAADSAKNGKAYNLVIIISDRIAGKDLAPIPALMAVGAVHHWLMERRLRSFADLIAETGDARETHHFATLIGYGAIAINPYLAFESLTELNQSHPDFQEYAEEKLHYNFIKGINYGLLKIFSKMGISTLESYHGAQIFEILGISKEVVDFCFKGSISRIGGLSFEEISREVLIRYLQAFPENPNAKLRLETGGLYQWKKDGEVHMFNPETIHLLQKSSKSNDYGLYKKYAAKINEQMKKPITLRSLLDFTDRQPIPLEEVEPVENILKRFATGAMSFGSISHEAHSTLAIAMNRIGGKSNCGEGGEDEERYNRLPNGDSTRSAIKQVASGRFGVTSYYLSQADELQIKMAQGAKPGEGGQLPGHKVDKWIGRVRHSTPGVGLISPPPHHDIYSIEDLAQLIFDLKNANRHARISVKLVSEAGVGTIAAGVAKAHADHILISGHDGGTGASPLSSTRHAGLPWELGLAEAHQTLVKNNLRSRVTLQVDGQVRTGRDMAIATLLGAEEWGIATAALVVEGCIMMRKCHLNTCPVGVATQNPELRAMFTGSADDLVNFFTFLANDFREHMAELGFRTVNEMVGQSQKLKVRDDIDHWKLKTIDLSPVLYKAPHAENVGLYQQVEQEHGLEKVLDWQLLAASKNGISHGVPVFHSAEVRNVDRAIGTIVSHEISKIHKGKGLAAGTLHYKFTGSAGQSFAAFGVKGIRFELEGEANDYVGKGLSGAQIIVYPHKSAPIEPGKNIVIGNVAFYGATSGEAFIRGVAGERFCVRNSGVKAVVEGVGDHGCEYMTGGTVVVLGKTGRNFAAGMSGGIAYVYDPENEFKVKCNPELVEFDPLEYDDIEVLKNLISRHYTYTGSRIALKLMTEWSAAFDHFVKVIPTDYKNVLLANHVNAWKEKETEKLVG, encoded by the coding sequence ATGAAAGATTCTGACCAACGTTCGCTTTACGTTCCCGAATTAGAGCATGATGCCTGCGGCATTGGATTTGTCGCCCACCTCAAAGGAAAAAAATCGCATAACATCGTAGAAGACGCCCTTACCATGCTTACCAATATGGAGCATAGAGGTGCTACGGGTAGCGATCCCCGTACAGGCGACGGTGCCGGGATTCTCATTCAGGTTCCTCACCGTTTTCTCTCTGAAGAATGCCAGAAATCGGGGTTTACCATTCCTGATTTTGGCCAATACGGGGTGGGGATGATTTTTTTTCCTTCCGATGAAATCAAACGCGAACATTGCCGGGATATCCTGAAACAATATGTGGAAAACCGTGGGTTTCACCTGCTGGGATTCCGTAAAGTGCCTGCTGAAAAACAGTGGATTGGGAAAATTGCCTTCGACGCATCTCCTGAAATCGAGCAGATGTTTGTTGCTCCTAAGGAAAAATTGTCTCCCGATGCATTTGAAAGGCAGCTATTTATCCTGCGCCGTTTTGTGGGCCATGCGATCAACAAGCAGGTGCCCAATATCAATGATGAATTTTACTTCACCTCTCTTTCTTTTAAGACGATTGTCTATAAAGGTCAGTTTCGTACCGACCAATTGAGACCTTATTTTCCAGACTTGCACGATCCTCGGGTAGTTTCTGCCCTGGCGCTTGTGCATTCCCGTTTTTCGACCAATACTTTTCCCCGCTGGCGACTGGCTCAACCTTTCCGCTACATCGCCCACAATGGCGAAATCAATACGATCAGAGGAAATATCAACTGGATGCGGGCCAAAGAAGGGGTGATGACCTCCTCTTACTTTAAGCAGGAAGAGCTGGAAATGTTATTTCCTATCTGCGATCCCTCTCATTCTGATTCGCGCAACCTCGACAGTATGGTCGAATTGCTGGTCATGAGCGGAAGATCTCTTCCTCATGCCATGATGATGGTCATACCAGAAGCCTGGCAGGACAACAAGTTGATGGATGCGGAAAGAAAAGCATTCTACGAATTTCATTCTACACTTTCTGAGCCCTGGGACGGGCCGGCGTCTATTTGCTTTACTGACGGTAATATTGTGGGTGCTACGCTTGACCGTAATGGCCTGCGTCCTTCCCGTTATACCATTACCCGCGACGACCGGCTGATTATGGCATCTGAAACGGGTGCTTTGCCTGTAGAGCCTTATAATGTAAGACAGAAAGGTCGCCTTCAGCCTGGAAAAATCTTTGTAGCCGATCTCTCTCAGGGAAGAATTATCAGTGATGAAGAACTGAAGCAGAGCATTTCGTCCCAACAACCTTACGGCGATTGGCTGAAAAAATATAAGCTGAATCTTGAAAGTTTTCCTCAAAGAAAACCTGTGTATCCGTCTCTTTCCGGAGAGGCGCTGCTGCGCACACAGAAATTATTTGGCGTGACCAGTGAAGACCTGAAAGTTGTCATTGGTAAATTTGCCGAAACGGCACAGGAACCCTTGGGCTCGATGGGAACAGACACCCCGCTGGCCATTCTTTCTTCTCAGTCTCAGCATATCTCTCATTACTTCAAACAACTGTTTGCCCAGGTCAGTAACCCTCCGATAGATCCTATCCGCGAACGCCTGGTAATGTCGCTGAGAACATGGATCGGGGGGTCTAAAAATATATTGATCGAGTCGGAGGAGGCTTGTAAACATATTACCATCAAACATCCGGTACTTACCAATCAGGAACTGGAAAAAATTCGCCAGATAGCGCACGAAGATTACCGGGCGGTTACCATTGATGCGGTTTTTACCCCTGGGCAGTCATTGAAGGAAGCCCTTACGGTATTGTGTAAAAAGGCGGAAAAAGCGGCATCTGAAGCTGCTGATTCTGCCAAAAATGGCAAAGCATATAATCTGGTAATTATCATCAGCGACAGAATCGCGGGCAAAGACCTGGCACCTATCCCCGCTCTGATGGCTGTAGGTGCGGTGCACCACTGGCTGATGGAGCGCCGCCTCCGGTCGTTTGCAGATTTGATTGCAGAGACCGGCGACGCCCGCGAGACCCACCATTTTGCCACACTGATCGGCTATGGTGCGATTGCTATCAATCCCTACCTCGCCTTTGAAAGTCTTACCGAACTTAACCAGTCGCATCCCGATTTTCAGGAATACGCTGAAGAAAAACTTCACTACAACTTTATCAAGGGGATTAATTACGGGTTGCTGAAAATCTTTTCAAAGATGGGCATATCCACCCTTGAATCGTATCACGGGGCACAGATTTTCGAGATACTGGGGATAAGCAAGGAAGTGGTCGATTTCTGTTTCAAGGGAAGTATCTCCCGAATCGGCGGTCTTTCTTTTGAGGAAATCAGCAGAGAAGTACTGATCCGCTATTTGCAGGCATTTCCCGAAAACCCAAATGCAAAACTGCGATTGGAAACAGGTGGACTTTACCAGTGGAAAAAAGATGGAGAGGTTCACATGTTTAACCCTGAGACGATCCATCTTCTCCAGAAATCGAGCAAAAGCAACGATTACGGCCTCTATAAAAAATACGCAGCGAAGATCAATGAGCAGATGAAAAAGCCCATCACGCTGCGGAGTCTGCTTGACTTTACAGATCGCCAGCCGATTCCGCTGGAAGAAGTAGAGCCTGTCGAAAATATTCTGAAACGTTTTGCTACCGGGGCGATGTCGTTTGGTTCTATTTCTCATGAAGCGCATTCCACGCTTGCGATTGCCATGAACCGCATTGGCGGGAAAAGCAATTGTGGTGAAGGCGGGGAAGATGAAGAGCGTTATAATAGGTTGCCCAACGGCGATTCTACCCGTTCTGCCATCAAGCAGGTTGCTTCCGGACGGTTTGGCGTTACAAGTTATTACCTCAGCCAGGCAGACGAATTGCAAATCAAAATGGCACAGGGTGCCAAGCCTGGTGAAGGCGGCCAGCTCCCCGGCCACAAAGTAGATAAATGGATCGGACGAGTGCGGCACAGTACGCCCGGTGTGGGCCTGATTTCGCCGCCGCCACACCATGATATCTATTCTATTGAAGACCTTGCGCAGCTGATATTTGACCTGAAAAATGCCAACCGGCATGCCCGAATCAGCGTCAAACTGGTATCAGAAGCAGGCGTCGGAACCATTGCCGCCGGCGTAGCCAAAGCCCATGCAGATCATATTCTGATCTCAGGGCATGATGGCGGTACAGGTGCTTCTCCGCTGAGTTCGACCCGCCATGCGGGACTCCCCTGGGAGTTGGGACTTGCCGAGGCACATCAGACATTGGTAAAAAACAATCTTCGCAGTCGCGTTACGCTTCAGGTTGACGGACAGGTCAGGACGGGTCGCGATATGGCTATTGCCACCTTGCTCGGGGCAGAAGAGTGGGGGATAGCCACCGCAGCACTGGTGGTTGAGGGGTGTATTATGATGCGCAAATGTCATCTCAATACCTGCCCGGTAGGAGTCGCTACCCAAAACCCCGAGCTTCGGGCGATGTTTACCGGCAGTGCAGATGATCTTGTCAACTTCTTTACCTTCCTGGCAAATGACTTCCGGGAGCATATGGCTGAACTGGGCTTTCGCACAGTAAACGAAATGGTTGGTCAAAGCCAGAAACTGAAAGTGCGCGACGATATTGACCACTGGAAGCTCAAAACTATAGATCTTTCGCCTGTCCTGTACAAAGCGCCTCACGCAGAGAATGTGGGCCTTTATCAGCAGGTCGAACAGGAGCATGGGCTGGAAAAAGTACTTGACTGGCAATTGCTGGCCGCATCTAAAAATGGCATTTCACATGGTGTGCCTGTTTTTCACTCAGCAGAAGTGCGAAATGTTGACCGGGCAATTGGCACCATCGTATCTCATGAAATATCCAAAATCCATAAAGGCAAAGGACTGGCGGCGGGCACCCTTCATTACAAATTTACCGGATCAGCCGGGCAAAGTTTTGCAGCCTTCGGCGTCAAAGGTATCCGCTTCGAACTCGAAGGGGAAGCCAATGACTACGTCGGCAAGGGACTTTCCGGTGCACAAATCATCGTATATCCCCACAAATCGGCACCGATCGAACCCGGAAAAAATATCGTCATCGGCAATGTAGCCTTTTACGGTGCAACTTCCGGTGAAGCATTTATCCGTGGAGTGGCTGGCGAAAGGTTCTGCGTGCGAAACTCCGGTGTAAAGGCCGTCGTGGAAGGTGTAGGAGATCATGGCTGCGAATATATGACCGGGGGAACAGTCGTTGTGCTCGGCAAAACCGGGCGAAATTTTGCCGCAGGTATGAGTGGCGGAATCGCGTATGTATATGACCCTGAAAATGAATTTAAGGTAAAATGCAATCCGGAACTGGTCGAGTTTGACCCGCTGGAATACGATGATATCGAAGTACTGAAAAACCTCATCAGCAGACATTATACATATACAGGAAGCCGTATTGCCCTAAAACTGATGACCGAATGGTCGGCGGCTTTTGATCACTTTGTGAAAGTTATTCCTACCGATTATAAGAATGTCCTTCTGGCAAACCATGTCAACGCATGGAAAGAGAAAGAAACAGAAAAACTGGTAGGCTAA
- a CDS encoding glutamate synthase subunit beta: MGKPTGFLEYKRELPGTRDAEERILDFKELYLPFSEEKTREQAARCMDCGVPFCHQGCPLGNHIPDFNDAVYREDWEAAIEILLSTNPFPEFTGRICPAPCEGSCVLGINRPPVSIEHIEKTIIEKAFELGYIKPQAPSFRTGKSVAVVGSGPAGLSAAVYLNRAGHNVTVYERDANPGGLLRYGIPDFKLEKWVVERQIALMEAEGIHFVCNAHIGVDMPTEELKKYDSVVVTGGSTVPRDLNTTPGRNLEGVHFAMDFLTRQNKKIAGEWTPKAGDISAAGKHVVVIGGGDTGADCVGTSNRQGALSVTQLELLEKPPVQRSYSNPWPEWPMVLRSSSSHEEGCERQWSVLTKEFVADENGHIKAIKICEIAWRAYGNGFDIIPNTEQLIPCDLALLAIGFMHPQAEGMLADLDLDLDERGNVKTNEYATSVEGVFAAGDMRRGQSLVVWAIAEGRDCAEKVDEFLRK, from the coding sequence ATGGGAAAACCAACAGGATTTTTAGAGTATAAGCGTGAGCTTCCCGGTACAAGGGATGCTGAAGAAAGAATCCTTGACTTTAAGGAATTGTATCTTCCCTTTAGTGAAGAAAAAACCCGCGAACAAGCCGCCAGGTGCATGGACTGCGGGGTGCCTTTCTGTCATCAGGGCTGCCCGCTGGGCAATCATATTCCTGATTTTAATGATGCCGTTTACCGCGAAGACTGGGAGGCTGCCATTGAGATTCTCCTATCCACCAATCCTTTCCCTGAGTTTACGGGAAGGATTTGCCCGGCGCCCTGCGAAGGATCTTGTGTACTGGGGATCAACCGCCCACCGGTAAGCATCGAACATATTGAGAAAACCATCATCGAAAAAGCATTCGAACTGGGCTATATCAAACCGCAGGCTCCGTCCTTCCGGACTGGTAAATCAGTTGCGGTGGTAGGTTCCGGCCCCGCAGGTCTTTCCGCAGCTGTATATCTCAATCGGGCCGGACACAACGTAACGGTTTATGAGAGAGACGCAAATCCCGGAGGATTGCTGCGTTATGGGATTCCGGATTTTAAACTTGAAAAATGGGTTGTAGAAAGGCAGATAGCTTTGATGGAAGCTGAAGGTATTCATTTTGTCTGTAATGCTCATATAGGTGTAGATATGCCAACAGAAGAGTTAAAAAAATACGATAGCGTAGTGGTTACCGGTGGATCAACGGTTCCCCGTGACCTGAATACTACGCCAGGAAGAAACCTGGAGGGGGTTCATTTTGCCATGGACTTCCTTACCCGCCAGAATAAAAAGATCGCGGGAGAGTGGACACCCAAAGCGGGGGATATCAGCGCTGCCGGGAAACATGTGGTAGTGATCGGCGGCGGAGACACCGGCGCAGATTGTGTGGGCACTTCCAATCGTCAGGGGGCGCTTTCGGTAACTCAGCTGGAGCTTCTGGAAAAACCTCCGGTCCAAAGAAGCTATTCTAATCCATGGCCCGAATGGCCGATGGTTTTGCGGAGCTCTTCTTCACATGAAGAAGGATGTGAGCGGCAGTGGTCTGTATTGACCAAAGAATTTGTTGCCGATGAGAATGGCCATATCAAAGCCATAAAGATATGTGAAATCGCCTGGCGCGCTTACGGCAACGGGTTTGACATTATCCCCAATACCGAGCAGTTGATCCCCTGTGATCTGGCCTTGCTGGCCATAGGATTTATGCATCCACAGGCAGAAGGCATGCTGGCAGATCTCGATTTGGACCTCGATGAGAGAGGAAATGTGAAGACAAATGAATACGCAACATCTGTCGAAGGAGTATTTGCCGCCGGAGATATGCGAAGAGGACAATCACTGGTGGTATGGGCGATTGCAGAAGGGCGTGATTGTGCAGAAAAAGTAGACGAATTTTTGCGCAAATAA
- a CDS encoding RNA-binding protein, whose translation MKIHVSNIDRSTSEDELFEIFEEFGEVTSVELNDDPDPGRETFSATVIMPSAIEAREAILELNGENIDGRNLRVVKGKPSPQQGSANSSYDDDGEEEDEDDISGGKVWEKIRRRKPPASSDNPTGGIKGKKKR comes from the coding sequence ATGAAAATCCATGTTTCAAACATTGATCGTTCTACTTCCGAAGATGAATTGTTCGAAATATTCGAAGAATTTGGAGAAGTGACTTCTGTAGAATTAAATGATGATCCTGACCCAGGTAGAGAAACTTTTTCTGCAACGGTAATCATGCCATCAGCAATTGAGGCGAGAGAAGCCATTTTGGAGCTCAACGGAGAAAATATTGATGGCAGAAACCTCCGTGTGGTAAAAGGCAAGCCTTCTCCGCAACAGGGTAGTGCTAATAGTTCTTATGATGATGATGGCGAAGAAGAAGATGAGGATGATATCTCAGGTGGTAAAGTTTGGGAGAAAATCCGCCGCCGCAAGCCACCAGCATCCAGTGATAACCCTACAGGCGGCATAAAAGGCAAGAAAAAAAGATAA